One region of Glutamicibacter sp. B1 genomic DNA includes:
- a CDS encoding molybdopterin-dependent oxidoreductase has product MEQQQRKSKRHIWRYPIAGICSAIVLFTIAQAASTFFGTASSPLVALGSTIIDFTPPWLKDLAIGLFGTNDKLFLFITLSITAALLAATVGLATARSLALGLSLVIGLSVLLGASVLSRSATNFLDLIPTIVGTILGLGTLTLLAGMATRAGVPTVHPQSENTTSRRKFLLGSAGSVALGLLAVGTTQALRTFRNTAESARSALGLPPAKVKVQAPPQGAELDVPGASRFVTPNQDFYRIDTALSVPQIDPQDWSLKIHGMVEKEFTLTFNELLDMDLVEHYLTLTCVSNPVGGDLVGNAKWLGYPLRELLAQAKPLPGADMVLSTSFDGFSASTPLETLTDSREALLAIGMNGEPLPLEHGFPVRMVVPGLYGYVSATKWVVDLEVTRFQDKAAYWTTRGWSERGPIKMSSRIDTPRSFAKLPAGKVVFGGTAWAQTTGVSKVEIRIDSGPWQEVELATELSVDTWRQWRFEWTEATAGNHSATVRMTNAHGQLQTEETAAPVPNGSSGWHRLQFSVE; this is encoded by the coding sequence ATGGAGCAACAACAAAGAAAAAGCAAGCGTCATATCTGGCGCTATCCAATAGCTGGCATCTGCTCAGCTATTGTCTTGTTCACTATCGCTCAAGCAGCGTCCACATTCTTCGGGACTGCTTCATCGCCCCTCGTCGCTCTAGGGTCAACAATCATTGATTTCACTCCACCGTGGCTCAAAGATCTGGCCATCGGCTTATTCGGCACCAACGACAAGCTTTTTCTATTCATCACCTTATCGATCACCGCCGCCCTCTTAGCGGCCACAGTGGGACTTGCCACGGCACGGAGCCTTGCACTCGGATTGAGCTTGGTAATAGGGCTATCAGTACTATTAGGTGCTTCCGTGCTAAGCCGCTCGGCAACAAACTTCCTCGATCTAATACCGACGATAGTCGGCACCATACTAGGCCTGGGAACACTCACACTTCTTGCCGGCATGGCTACCCGTGCCGGTGTACCAACGGTCCATCCCCAGTCCGAAAACACAACATCACGAAGAAAATTTCTCCTCGGATCAGCGGGAAGCGTGGCACTCGGACTACTAGCCGTCGGCACAACCCAGGCCCTGCGGACCTTTAGAAATACCGCAGAGTCAGCCCGCTCAGCCCTAGGTCTTCCGCCGGCGAAAGTGAAAGTACAAGCCCCACCTCAAGGAGCCGAACTAGACGTCCCTGGAGCCTCTAGATTTGTCACACCGAACCAGGACTTCTATCGAATCGACACGGCCTTGTCTGTGCCGCAAATCGACCCTCAAGACTGGTCATTAAAAATTCACGGAATGGTCGAGAAAGAATTCACACTCACGTTCAATGAACTCTTAGACATGGATCTGGTTGAGCACTACCTCACCTTGACCTGTGTCTCCAACCCGGTCGGTGGCGATCTCGTCGGCAACGCCAAGTGGCTTGGTTACCCACTACGAGAACTACTGGCCCAGGCCAAACCCTTACCGGGTGCCGATATGGTTCTGTCTACCTCCTTCGACGGCTTCAGCGCCTCCACACCGCTGGAAACTCTCACCGATAGTCGCGAAGCCCTGCTGGCCATCGGAATGAACGGCGAACCCCTGCCACTAGAGCACGGGTTCCCGGTCCGTATGGTGGTTCCAGGACTCTACGGGTATGTTTCGGCCACCAAATGGGTGGTTGATCTGGAAGTGACAAGGTTCCAAGACAAAGCAGCCTATTGGACAACGCGGGGCTGGTCGGAACGAGGACCAATCAAGATGTCATCTCGGATAGATACCCCACGGTCCTTCGCAAAGTTGCCCGCCGGCAAGGTCGTCTTTGGCGGCACCGCATGGGCTCAGACCACGGGAGTTTCCAAAGTGGAGATCCGTATCGATAGCGGGCCGTGGCAAGAGGTCGAACTGGCCACCGAGCTCTCCGTAGACACCTGGCGTCAATGGAGATTCGAATGGACAGAGGCAACCGCGGGCAATCACTCCGCTACCGTCCGCATGACAAATGCCCATGGCCAGCTACAGACAGAAGAAACCGCCGCGCCCGTTCCAAACGGTTCCTCCGGGTGGCACCGGCTGCAGTTCAGCGTCGAATAA
- a CDS encoding type II toxin-antitoxin system RelE family toxin: protein MNPSEDRLCIVRLTEDAVSDLHRLHKKDPQIVRAVFKKILLLEKSPEAGEPLLGALVGFRKLVVGDRDWRIVWRITEDACGMPILDISEIWAVGARSDGEVYDELTSRVTRMGNNPKIRPLKDVIIQMGRLYDSVEATAEPDHTSALPEWMISAVKDQLHLSDQEISELSEQQGQELLMAYWSRASEN from the coding sequence GTGAATCCATCTGAAGACCGGTTGTGCATTGTTCGGCTGACTGAAGACGCAGTGTCCGATCTGCATCGTCTTCACAAGAAAGACCCCCAGATCGTCCGTGCAGTGTTCAAGAAAATACTGCTTCTGGAAAAGTCACCCGAAGCCGGCGAACCCCTACTTGGGGCGCTGGTTGGTTTTCGGAAGCTAGTTGTCGGTGACCGGGATTGGCGCATCGTTTGGCGCATCACCGAGGACGCCTGCGGGATGCCTATCCTTGACATCTCCGAAATCTGGGCAGTAGGCGCTCGTTCAGATGGCGAAGTCTACGATGAGCTCACTTCACGGGTTACGCGCATGGGCAATAACCCCAAGATTCGGCCTTTGAAGGATGTCATCATCCAAATGGGCCGGCTCTACGATTCGGTTGAGGCAACAGCAGAGCCAGACCACACGTCGGCCCTTCCCGAATGGATGATCAGTGCAGTAAAAGATCAGCTGCACCTGTCTGATCAGGAAATCTCGGAGCTCAGCGAACAGCAAGGCCAAGAACTGCTTATGGCGTACTGGTCTCGCGCATCCGAAAACTAA
- a CDS encoding type II toxin-antitoxin system Phd/YefM family antitoxin, whose protein sequence is MTTLSITEASRSGLSALVAAAEEGHDTALSRHGKVVAEVVSAQEIARLRQDRETLRDAALVMARFATDSGVRTTLDEAMEFFNLDRAELEAENAEEAKSADS, encoded by the coding sequence ATGACTACTCTGAGTATCACTGAAGCTTCGCGCTCCGGCCTTTCTGCGTTGGTGGCAGCAGCTGAAGAAGGCCACGATACGGCGTTGTCGCGCCACGGTAAGGTCGTAGCCGAAGTGGTGTCAGCCCAGGAAATCGCTCGGCTGCGCCAGGACCGGGAGACACTTCGCGATGCCGCATTGGTCATGGCACGCTTCGCCACAGACAGCGGCGTACGCACGACCCTTGACGAAGCCATGGAATTCTTCAACTTAGACCGCGCAGAGCTTGAAGCCGAAAATGCCGAAGAAGCTAAGTCAGCGGATTCGTGA